gaaccTCTTAACCTTAAGAACCACATTAAATTAAAGATGGAACTTTTGAAACATCAATATAAAAGTTGTTTGTTGTTGCCAATAAGAAGAGAACCTCTTAATGGAAAACCATAATACTAGCAAACAAATTATGATAATCAGCTTCTCCCAATAAAAACAACACGGGAGAAGTGAAAAGCAAATTACAGGGTTTCAATTCcactcaatttttttcttcaggTTTGGGATCTTCCTTGATTTCATCAGCCCCATCATCCTGCAaagcaaaaataaatagaatcaTGAGTGACATTAATACTGCAAAACCCCTTGTCAAAAAACAAACATGatagaaaaatatttgtaaGACCATGATTATTACCTGCATATCGGAAGTCCAGAGAGTAAGATTGTCTCGAAGAAGTTGCATGATCAAAGTGCTATCCTTGTAAGACTCCTCTCCCAATGTGTCCAACTCAGCAATTGCTTCATCAAAGGCCTGTTTCATAGGAAGAACATGATATCAAAAGGAAGACACTTCGTTTTCGCAGCTGAGATGCATAGATTGCTGAGGTAACAAAAAGTCTCGTCAAATCTAAGATAACCAGGAAATTAAAAGCACATGATCTATACGGAGATAAAGTCTTACCTGTTTGGCGAGATTGCAAGCACGGTCGGGAGAGTTCAAGATCTCATAATAAAACACAGAGAAGTTAAGAGCCAGTCCAAGTCGGATGGGATGTGTTGGGGCAAGTTCAGCAGATGCAATATCCTACAAGCATTGTAGAAAATGAGGAAAACTGAACATAAACAAAACAAGCTTGTTCATACCATAACCAAGAAATCATGGCTAATTAAATAACATCATGCCAGAATGACCTTTCAATATATTGAATGACTATAGCTACCACAAACAAACAAATATCAGCAGTTTTCAGTGCCCGAAACATACTTAAACTTATAACCCAGTCTACAGGAGGAGAAAATGCATAACCACATATCCCAAACAACATCAATTAACATATACTTccagaaaaaaatataaagagcTGAAAGTTTATCTATTTCCACACAAGTACCCTACAGTTGTAAATCAGCAAAAGGTCAATTACTCACTGCGGAGGAGCATTTCATTATATTGTGTTCTTCCCTCACAAATTAAATCCAAATATATtgataaataagaagaaaaaaatctgATCTTGCaggaaaataattataatgCCATAAATAGAAGATCTGTTAAGACACATACAAATCAAAACGCTCAAATCTGCAGCAAGCAGATTCGTAAAATCTAATCAAATCGATAAACAGATCAAACATTATCTCAATAAAGCAAATTAAAAAACAAACCTGAGCAGCTTTGTAGGCAGTGAGAGTACTCTCAGCAGCCTCCTTACGTTCAGCACCAGTCTTGAACTCAGCCAAATAGCGGTGGTAATCTCCTTTCATTTTCAGGTAAAAAACCTTAGAATCACCAGATGTTGCCGAAGGAATAAGCTTAGAATCAAGCAACTTGAGAATGCCATCACAGATCTTTGAGAGCTCGTTCTCAATCTTAGATCTGTACTCGCGGATAGAGTTAACGTGTTCTTCATTTCCTCTAGACTCTTCCTTTTGCTCGATCGATGAAATGATGCGCCACGATGCCCTACGCGCTCCGATCACATTCTTATACGCGACGGAGAGAAGGTTTCTCTCCTCCACGGTTAGTTCTTCAGAGCCGAGGGAGTTGGAAACTTTCTCCATGAATTCCACCATCTCTTCATACCTCTCGGCCTGCTCCGTCAGCTTTGCCATGTACACGTTCTCCTCACGCGCCGTCGGTGCCACCGCCATGTTTAGATTTTTTTCCTCTGTGTGCTcggaaatattttttttgagatcTGAATGAAATGAGGAAGTTTTTCGATTTTCtgaattgaatttaaaattgAGAGAAAGAGGGCTTTTTTTGAATTGAGAGGAGTGGAGAGATTTTAggattttgttttttcttttatttcaagAGTGAATCTAGACCGTTGATTAGGTAAAGTGATTGACAGCAGGGATTTGAGCTGTATGTAAAGGGGTAAGTGAGGCTGACTGGGCTTCGGCCAGCTGTACTTGGGCCATACTGGGCTTACATTGATTATCACGTCTGGCCCATTGTTTTTACCACCATTTGTAACATTCTGCTTTTGTTGCTTTtaactacttttttttatttattaaaaataaataaattgtgtgTTGCttttaggcataatacataaatatgccaTTTAATTTGGTCTCATTTTACATTTATACCCTCTaactttgggtgtgcacaagtaggcacataaacttgtataaaattgaacaagtagacacgcATGCCCTACGTGGCACAATACAATTAGGACGCCACATAGGacacaaaattgtcatgtagAACGAATGTGTCTAttcattcaagatttggatagttaaagtgtctTCCTGTGCATTAGTATATTATACCTTGCTTTTAACTACCCCAGCCGTTTgtctattaaaatttatttatttatttcaaataatttcaCAGTATTTGAAAATTTGTGTTTGGTCGAGAAATTTCAGTTCAACTTGaaattgtattttaaatttaaaaagaaaaacttatAAAATGAATGTAATTCGAGATATTATTTACAAGAAGTATAATCAATCACAAATCAAATTTTAACGTCAACTTCATAAATtccaccaaaataaataaaattggaaTCTAAATACGGCGAAACACTTACTTTAATTTCTAAGTGGTTATCCATTCAAGTCTTTCAATTCGAAATTCCTATTCGTTTTGTACGTTCCAAAAGTTATCCTAGAAATCTGATTCTAAAGTTCGAATGTTTCGattgaattgaaaaaaaaaaataggtactACTAACTTTATAGAACAGTAATAGTGAAGTTTCGACGAAATTCTAATTTATTCAGCAGGAATATTGAGGGCATGGAATAAAACTTTTGTTTCTAATTAGCCAAGTTATTGCCTGCACCTGCACCGCTGCACGAGTCTTCACCCTTAATGATTATTAACTATTTTACATTATTCATAACAAATGTTCATATTATATTCATGTGCCATCAACTTTACAGGCCTAGAGTTATACTAAAGAAATCAAAGGGAATGAAGAAAGAAATGGGGAATGTTAGTGGCCCTGAAACGTGCCTACTCGTGCATGAATTTATGTTAAATGATAGAGTATTAACAAACACATTCATGtattaggtgatttcttttcaacaacaacaacatacccttGATTCAAGTGCCTCAAATCCAAGTaaaaaagaaggagaaacaaTGAAGAAAGTATGACAGTTAATAAGCAAAGCAAATGTAAAGTCTACAAGGAAGAAACAATAACTAtcacaaaatagtgtgataataGAAGTTTGATACACAATATAACAAGCTAAACCTCCAATAACCTTCACCTCTACTAGATTCCTACCCTAGTATGCGtcctccactcctttctattTAGGATCATGCCATCGATAATATGGAGTTGCGCCaaatcttgtctaatcacctctctcaaatatttttccGACCTACCTCTACCCCTCCGGTGATCCCTTACAACTAGCCTCTCGTACCTTCACACTAGGGCGTCAATGCCCCTCCTttgcacatgtccaaaccatctcaacctCGCTTTCCTCATCTTGTCCGCCAcggaggccactcctaccttctcccgaataacaTCATTTCCAATCttgtcgctcctagtatgctCACATattcatctcaacatcctcatctccgcaatatgcatcttctgaacatgagagttcttgactGGCAAGCACTCCACCCTATACAACAAGGACGGTCTAACCACTACTCTATAAAACTTTATTTTAAGTTTGGGTGGCATCACTCCTCCAGTGATTTCTTttcatatatttaaatattaattgataaaattattttatattgtgtTAACGAGAGATATAGCAAATATCacatgaaattaattaaaatatttgtaaGTTGATTTAAATGAATTCAAACATcacaattataaaaaaatacatcttaTATATTAGGTGATCTTTTTCtatttgtttaaattttgatggataaaattactttatattatgttgataaaaaatatagatattttataaaattaattaaagtacGAGCAAGATAGTTCGAAAATCACATTTATAAGAACCCATGTTATGCActactattttaatatattatatagtattaGACTATCAGTTAGTGATAGTCATATAGTAATATATTGATGTGATGCATATAATGCACCCACGTAGTATATAGTTATTTActtttcatatttatattaGAAAAAAGTGGAGTGGGGTCAGATGGAAAGG
This region of Solanum dulcamara chromosome 9, daSolDulc1.2, whole genome shotgun sequence genomic DNA includes:
- the LOC129902569 gene encoding 14-3-3-like protein C codes for the protein MAVAPTAREENVYMAKLTEQAERYEEMVEFMEKVSNSLGSEELTVEERNLLSVAYKNVIGARRASWRIISSIEQKEESRGNEEHVNSIREYRSKIENELSKICDGILKLLDSKLIPSATSGDSKVFYLKMKGDYHRYLAEFKTGAERKEAAESTLTAYKAAQDIASAELAPTHPIRLGLALNFSVFYYEILNSPDRACNLAKQAFDEAIAELDTLGEESYKDSTLIMQLLRDNLTLWTSDMQDDGADEIKEDPKPEEKN